The Microbacterium limosum genome contains a region encoding:
- the hisG gene encoding ATP phosphoribosyltransferase, producing the protein MLRIAVPNKGSLADTAADMLREAGYTGRRDSKDLHVIDPQNDVEFFYLRPRDIATYVGSGALDVGITGRDLLRDVRGRAREIEALGFGDSTFRFAGPPGRFTQLSDLEGLRVASAYPGLVDGFLDDHGVAVDLVPLDGAVESAVRLGVADAVADVVSTGTTLRQAGLEIFGPVILESEAVVIQGPHEAAGTETLLRRLRGVMVARRYVLVDYDLPAALVDRAVAVAPGIESPTISPLRDPEWVAVRVMVPRKGVNGVMDELYAIGARAILVTAIHAARL; encoded by the coding sequence ATGCTGCGTATTGCCGTGCCCAACAAGGGCTCGCTCGCCGACACCGCCGCCGACATGCTGCGCGAGGCCGGTTACACCGGTCGCCGTGACAGCAAGGACCTGCACGTCATCGACCCCCAGAACGACGTCGAGTTCTTCTATCTGCGCCCGCGCGACATCGCCACGTACGTCGGCTCCGGAGCCCTCGACGTCGGCATCACGGGACGCGACCTGCTGCGCGACGTGCGCGGGCGCGCCCGCGAGATCGAGGCGCTCGGATTCGGCGACTCCACTTTCCGCTTCGCCGGGCCTCCCGGACGCTTCACCCAGCTGTCCGATCTCGAGGGCCTGCGGGTCGCCTCGGCGTACCCGGGCCTCGTGGACGGGTTCCTCGACGACCACGGCGTGGCCGTGGACCTCGTCCCGCTCGACGGCGCGGTGGAGTCCGCGGTGCGCCTCGGCGTCGCGGATGCCGTGGCCGATGTCGTCTCGACCGGCACGACGCTGCGGCAGGCGGGCCTGGAGATCTTCGGTCCCGTCATCCTCGAGTCCGAGGCCGTCGTCATCCAGGGACCGCACGAGGCCGCGGGGACAGAGACGCTGCTGCGCCGCCTTCGCGGCGTGATGGTCGCACGCCGGTACGTGCTCGTCGACTACGACCTGCCCGCGGCGCTCGTCGACCGTGCGGTCGCGGTGGCCCCGGGCATCGAGTCGCCGACGATCTCCCCGCTGCGCGACCCGGAGTGGGTGGCGGTGCGGGTGATGGTCCCGCGCAAGGGCGTGAACGGCGTGATGGACGAGCTCTACGCGATCGGCGCGCGCGCGATTCTGGTCACCGCGATCCACGCTGCGAGGCTGTGA
- the hisI gene encoding phosphoribosyl-AMP cyclohydrolase, protein MSAAESTSEIEEKIGRVVFTADGLAPAIIQQHDTGEVLMLAWMDAEALRRTLTTGRVTYWSRSRQEYWRKGDTSGNIQLVRGARLDCDGDALLISVEQIGPACHTGTRTCFDADDLDPVQAAPA, encoded by the coding sequence ATGAGCGCTGCGGAGTCCACGAGCGAGATCGAGGAGAAGATCGGCCGCGTCGTCTTCACCGCCGACGGTCTCGCCCCCGCCATCATCCAGCAGCACGACACCGGCGAGGTGCTCATGCTGGCGTGGATGGATGCCGAGGCCCTGCGCCGTACGCTGACGACCGGCCGGGTCACCTACTGGTCCCGCTCGCGACAGGAGTACTGGCGCAAGGGCGACACCTCGGGCAACATCCAGCTCGTGCGAGGCGCGCGGCTCGACTGCGACGGCGACGCCCTCCTGATCAGCGTCGAGCAGATCGGGCCCGCCTGCCACACGGGAACCCGCACGTGCTTCGACGCCGACGACCTCGACCCCGTGCAGGCGGCGCCCGCGTGA
- a CDS encoding primosomal protein N', translating into MGGRAVARVLLDSPLPQLDRLFDYAIPDAMDEEIVPGIRVRVPLRTAGRIVDAYVVERGEAVDPDRPLSEIDTVVSSVRVLPPSLYALARRVADRAAGSASDILRLVIPKRQVRVEKAWVARRDAEAQAVSGPPADAEAAGDAAPVTGSASSAPGTEWARAVLETYPALTAALDADKRVALDAPARPARTHAQSGSGAWAVLLAAAAAHTLAGGRSAVVVVPDHRDLDQIERALEGLVPPQDLVRDDAARPAADRYRGYLRILERRPVVVIGNRSSVYSPVHRPGLVAVWDDGDPLLDEPLAPYVHARDAALVRQGLDGGALLLAGHTRTSDVERLVRIGWVEEAAPKRKYAPRVILSATREGERPGARIPSAAFAAAREALESGPVLVQVARPGYAPSLVCGDCRRPARCVHCAGPLHAPRKDAPPVCRWCGRTAMAWRCASCDGTTLRLASSGSTRTADELGRAFPGTRVIVADGTHPIRSVAAAPALVIATRGAEPEAEGGYRAVLLLDGERMLMAESLRIAEDCLRWWSNAAALAAPGAPVHLVGVAGRIARALATWTQPAFAAAELEERAPLRMPPTARVAAVEGEPTAVEKALSDLRAHVPLAADAILGPVDVPPGERERGAPPRARAIVRFDYAHGADVARALRASVVAASVRGRRSPRGAAPRNTLRVRVDVPDPEL; encoded by the coding sequence GTGGGCGGCCGCGCCGTCGCTCGCGTGCTGCTGGACTCGCCGCTGCCGCAGCTGGATCGCCTCTTCGATTACGCGATCCCCGATGCGATGGACGAGGAGATCGTCCCCGGCATCCGGGTCAGGGTTCCGCTGCGCACCGCCGGACGCATCGTCGATGCGTACGTCGTGGAGCGGGGCGAGGCGGTCGACCCCGACCGGCCGCTGTCGGAGATCGATACCGTCGTGTCCTCGGTCCGAGTCCTTCCCCCGTCGCTGTACGCGCTCGCCCGCCGGGTCGCCGACCGTGCCGCCGGATCAGCCTCCGACATCCTTCGACTGGTGATCCCGAAGCGCCAGGTGCGCGTCGAGAAGGCGTGGGTCGCCCGCCGGGATGCCGAGGCGCAGGCGGTGTCCGGCCCGCCCGCGGATGCCGAGGCCGCGGGCGACGCCGCACCCGTCACCGGATCGGCGTCCTCCGCGCCGGGCACCGAATGGGCCCGGGCCGTGCTCGAGACGTATCCCGCGCTGACCGCGGCGCTGGACGCCGACAAACGCGTCGCGCTCGACGCCCCCGCCAGGCCGGCGCGCACCCACGCCCAATCGGGGAGTGGCGCGTGGGCCGTGCTGCTCGCGGCCGCCGCGGCGCACACCCTCGCGGGGGGACGCAGCGCCGTCGTCGTCGTGCCCGACCACCGGGACCTCGACCAGATCGAGCGGGCGCTGGAGGGACTCGTTCCGCCGCAGGACCTGGTGCGGGACGACGCGGCCCGACCGGCCGCGGATCGCTACCGCGGGTATCTGAGGATCCTCGAGCGCCGGCCCGTCGTCGTGATCGGGAACCGCTCGAGCGTCTATTCGCCCGTGCACCGCCCGGGCCTCGTCGCGGTGTGGGACGACGGCGACCCCCTGCTCGACGAACCGCTCGCCCCCTACGTGCACGCCCGCGACGCGGCGCTCGTGCGCCAGGGCCTCGACGGGGGCGCGTTGCTGCTGGCGGGCCACACGCGCACGAGCGACGTCGAACGGCTCGTGCGGATCGGCTGGGTGGAGGAGGCCGCGCCGAAGCGCAAGTACGCCCCCCGCGTCATCCTGAGCGCGACGCGCGAGGGGGAGCGTCCCGGCGCCCGCATTCCCTCGGCGGCGTTCGCCGCGGCCCGAGAGGCCCTCGAGAGCGGGCCCGTGCTGGTGCAGGTGGCGAGGCCGGGCTACGCGCCGTCGCTGGTCTGCGGCGACTGCCGGCGACCCGCCCGGTGCGTCCACTGCGCCGGCCCGCTCCACGCGCCGCGCAAGGACGCCCCACCCGTCTGCCGGTGGTGCGGGCGCACCGCGATGGCCTGGCGATGCGCATCCTGCGACGGCACGACACTGCGGCTCGCCTCCTCCGGCAGCACCCGCACGGCCGACGAGCTCGGTCGCGCATTCCCCGGTACCCGCGTCATCGTCGCGGACGGGACCCACCCCATCCGCTCCGTCGCGGCGGCGCCCGCGCTCGTCATCGCGACGCGCGGCGCGGAACCCGAGGCGGAGGGCGGGTATCGAGCCGTGCTCCTGCTGGACGGCGAGCGGATGCTGATGGCCGAGTCGCTGCGCATCGCCGAGGACTGTCTGCGCTGGTGGTCGAACGCCGCGGCCCTCGCAGCCCCCGGCGCGCCCGTTCACCTGGTCGGCGTCGCGGGGCGGATCGCCCGGGCGCTCGCGACGTGGACGCAGCCCGCCTTCGCCGCCGCGGAGCTCGAGGAGCGAGCGCCCCTGCGGATGCCGCCGACGGCGCGTGTCGCAGCGGTCGAGGGAGAGCCCACGGCTGTGGAGAAGGCCCTGTCGGACCTGCGTGCTCACGTCCCGCTCGCCGCCGACGCCATCCTCGGCCCCGTCGACGTGCCGCCGGGGGAGCGTGAGCGGGGAGCCCCGCCGAGGGCCCGTGCGATCGTGCGGTTCGACTACGCGCACGGCGCGGACGTCGCCCGCGCGCTGCGCGCGTCCGTCGTCGCCGCCTCCGTCCGGGGTCGACGTTCGCCGCGAGGCGCGGCACCCCGCAATACACTCAGAGTGCGGGTCGACGTGCCCGATCCCGAACTGTAG
- a CDS encoding RsmB/NOP family class I SAM-dependent RNA methyltransferase yields the protein MKVQPSRRVAFDVIRAVSESDAYANLLLPAAISRAALNTADAALATELTYGTLRRCGYYDAVIEVAASRSVERIDPPVLDALRLSAHQILSTRVASHAAVNEGVELVRAHAGRAATGFANGVLRAISREDPGTWRARVLERARNNAERLGLDHAHPAWIVRALHRALAAEGREGELEALLAADNVSPTVTMAALPGLAEPPERARRTAASPVGFRVGGGDPEPLMTASNGLLRVQDEGSQLAALALSRAMPVRAGERWLDLCAGPGGKTALLGAEALAGGASLEANEPVPARAGLVRRAVAGLPTEVPVSEEDGRDRAAAAAGLYDRVLVDAPCTGLGALRRRPEARWRKQPADVAELSALQEELFDAGVRALAPGGILAYVTCSPHLAETTAIVTEGARRASGAIEALDTRGILGGISRVPLDLGDAPAGPGPAQLWPHRHGTDAMFIALFRRVA from the coding sequence GTGAAGGTCCAGCCCTCCCGCCGGGTCGCCTTCGACGTCATCCGTGCCGTGTCGGAGTCCGACGCGTACGCCAACCTCCTGCTGCCGGCGGCGATCTCCCGCGCCGCGCTGAACACCGCCGATGCGGCCCTCGCGACGGAGCTGACCTACGGGACCCTGCGTCGATGCGGGTACTACGACGCGGTCATCGAGGTGGCGGCCTCCCGTTCCGTGGAGCGCATCGACCCGCCCGTGCTCGACGCGTTGCGGCTGAGCGCGCACCAGATCCTCTCGACGAGGGTCGCGTCGCACGCCGCCGTGAACGAGGGCGTCGAGCTCGTCCGCGCGCACGCCGGTCGTGCCGCGACGGGGTTCGCCAACGGCGTGCTGCGGGCGATCTCCCGGGAGGACCCCGGCACATGGCGGGCCCGGGTGCTGGAGAGGGCCCGCAACAACGCCGAACGACTCGGGCTCGACCACGCGCATCCCGCGTGGATCGTGCGGGCCCTCCACCGGGCGCTTGCCGCGGAGGGGCGTGAAGGCGAGCTGGAAGCGCTCCTCGCCGCCGACAACGTCTCGCCGACGGTGACGATGGCGGCTCTGCCGGGGCTTGCGGAACCGCCCGAGCGGGCTCGGCGCACCGCGGCCTCTCCCGTCGGTTTCCGCGTCGGCGGCGGCGACCCCGAGCCGCTGATGACCGCGTCGAACGGCCTCCTCCGCGTGCAGGACGAGGGCTCGCAGCTGGCCGCCCTGGCGCTCTCGCGTGCGATGCCCGTGCGCGCGGGCGAGCGGTGGCTGGATCTGTGCGCGGGACCGGGCGGCAAGACGGCGCTGCTCGGCGCCGAGGCGCTGGCCGGCGGGGCGAGCCTCGAGGCGAACGAACCGGTCCCCGCCCGGGCGGGCCTCGTGCGCCGCGCGGTGGCGGGGCTGCCGACCGAGGTGCCGGTGTCGGAGGAGGACGGACGGGACCGCGCCGCCGCGGCGGCGGGGCTGTACGACCGCGTGCTCGTGGACGCCCCCTGCACGGGGCTCGGGGCGCTGCGCCGGCGTCCCGAGGCGCGCTGGCGCAAACAGCCCGCCGATGTCGCGGAGCTCTCCGCGCTGCAGGAGGAGCTCTTCGACGCGGGCGTGCGGGCGCTGGCGCCCGGCGGCATCCTCGCCTACGTCACGTGCTCTCCGCACCTCGCCGAGACGACCGCGATCGTCACGGAGGGGGCGCGCAGGGCGAGCGGCGCCATCGAGGCGCTCGACACCCGAGGCATCCTCGGCGGCATCTCGCGCGTGCCCCTCGACCTGGGGGACGCCCCCGCGGGTCCCGGTCCGGCGCAGCTGTGGCCGCACCGTCACGGGACCGACGCGATGTTCATCGCCCTCTTCCGGCGCGTGGCATAG
- the hisF gene encoding imidazole glycerol phosphate synthase subunit HisF: MSLVCRVIPCLDVNAGRVVKGVNFENLRDMGDPVELAKLYYEQGADEITFLDVTATVDARATTYEVVTRTAEQVFIPLTVGGGVRSTADVSRLLACGADKIGVNSAAIARPALLDEIADRFGAQVLVLSLDVKRSALTDSGFVVTTHGGRTETTLDALEWAREATERGAGELLVNSIDADGTKEGFDLELVRLMREVSSVPVIASGGAGAASHFAPAIRAGADAVLAASVFHSGQLTVGDVKNAMTAEGIEVRA; this comes from the coding sequence ATGAGCCTGGTGTGCCGCGTCATCCCGTGTCTCGACGTCAATGCCGGGCGCGTGGTCAAGGGCGTGAACTTCGAGAACCTCCGCGACATGGGCGATCCGGTCGAGCTCGCGAAGCTGTACTACGAGCAGGGCGCCGACGAGATCACGTTCCTGGACGTCACGGCGACGGTCGATGCGCGCGCCACGACGTACGAGGTGGTGACCCGCACCGCCGAGCAGGTCTTCATCCCGCTCACCGTCGGGGGAGGGGTGCGCAGCACGGCGGACGTCTCCCGCCTGCTGGCGTGCGGAGCCGACAAGATCGGGGTGAACTCCGCCGCCATCGCCCGGCCCGCGCTGCTCGACGAGATCGCCGACCGGTTCGGCGCGCAGGTGCTCGTGCTCTCGCTCGATGTGAAGAGGTCGGCGCTGACGGACTCGGGCTTCGTCGTGACCACCCACGGCGGCCGCACCGAGACGACCCTCGACGCCCTCGAGTGGGCGCGGGAGGCGACCGAGCGCGGCGCGGGCGAGCTGCTGGTCAACTCGATCGACGCCGACGGCACGAAGGAGGGCTTCGACCTCGAGCTCGTCCGTCTCATGCGCGAGGTCTCGAGCGTGCCCGTCATCGCGTCGGGGGGCGCCGGCGCCGCGTCGCACTTCGCGCCCGCCATCCGAGCGGGAGCGGACGCCGTGCTCGCGGCGAGCGTGTTCCACTCCGGTCAGCTGACCGTGGGCGACGTGAAGAACGCCATGACCGCCGAGGGGATCGAGGTGCGCGCATGA
- the metK gene encoding methionine adenosyltransferase yields MSALRLFTSESVTEGHPDKICDQISDSILDAILTEDPHGRVAVETLVTTGLVHVAGEVSTSAYVEIPAIVRDVVNRIGYTSSETGFDGDSCGVSVSIGAQSSDIAAGVNKAFEQREQRSVDPHDEQGAGDQGIMFGFATAETPQYMPMASWIAHRMAERLADTRRDGRLPFLRPDGKTQVTLGFDGHTPKTVESVVLSTQHHPDISQEDLRRAVRREVIDPVLAESGLDLPDVSYYINPAGPFLVGGPKGDAGLTGRKIIIDTYGGAARHGGGAFSGKDPSKVDRSAAYAMRWVAKNAVAAGLAERLEVQVAYAIGKARPVGIYVETFGTGTVSDEAITAAIREVFDLRPAAIIEDLDLLRPIYARTASYGHFGRELDEFTWERLDRVDDLRAAAGI; encoded by the coding sequence GTGAGTGCTCTGCGGCTGTTCACGTCGGAGTCTGTCACCGAGGGGCATCCCGACAAGATCTGCGACCAGATCTCCGACAGCATCCTGGACGCGATCCTGACCGAGGATCCGCACGGTCGAGTGGCCGTCGAGACCCTCGTCACGACGGGTCTGGTGCACGTCGCGGGAGAGGTGTCGACCTCCGCCTATGTGGAGATCCCCGCGATCGTGCGCGATGTCGTGAACCGCATCGGTTACACCTCGAGCGAGACGGGCTTCGACGGCGACTCGTGCGGTGTCAGCGTCTCCATCGGCGCGCAGTCGTCCGACATCGCGGCGGGCGTCAACAAGGCGTTCGAGCAGCGCGAGCAGCGCTCGGTCGATCCGCACGACGAGCAGGGCGCGGGCGACCAGGGCATCATGTTCGGCTTCGCCACCGCCGAGACGCCCCAGTACATGCCGATGGCGAGCTGGATCGCGCACCGCATGGCGGAGCGGCTGGCCGACACGCGGCGCGACGGCAGGCTCCCCTTCCTCCGCCCCGACGGCAAGACCCAGGTGACGCTGGGCTTCGACGGCCACACTCCCAAGACCGTGGAGTCCGTCGTGCTCTCGACGCAGCACCACCCCGACATCAGCCAGGAAGACCTCCGCCGCGCCGTGCGCCGGGAGGTCATCGATCCGGTGCTCGCGGAAAGCGGGCTCGACCTGCCCGATGTCAGCTACTACATCAACCCCGCCGGCCCGTTCCTCGTCGGCGGTCCCAAGGGGGATGCGGGCCTGACCGGCCGCAAGATCATCATCGACACCTACGGGGGAGCGGCCCGCCACGGCGGCGGGGCCTTCAGCGGCAAGGACCCGTCGAAGGTCGACCGCTCCGCGGCCTACGCGATGCGGTGGGTCGCGAAGAACGCCGTAGCCGCGGGGCTCGCCGAGCGCCTCGAGGTGCAGGTGGCCTACGCGATCGGCAAGGCGCGCCCGGTCGGGATCTACGTGGAGACCTTCGGCACGGGCACGGTGTCGGACGAGGCCATCACCGCGGCCATCCGCGAGGTGTTCGACCTGCGCCCCGCCGCGATCATCGAGGACCTCGATCTGCTGCGGCCCATCTACGCGCGTACGGCCTCCTACGGTCACTTCGGCCGCGAGCTGGACGAGTTCACCTGGGAGCGGCTCGACCGCGTCGACGACCTGCGCGCCGCCGCCGGGATCTGA
- a CDS encoding Trp biosynthesis-associated membrane protein yields the protein MRRARLLAVLVTLGAGALLLVSSTQTWFAVVLRDSPDQALEVAGSSAVPVLAPLALATLAVGAAASLAGRVLGTIFGAIDIAIAAAVTALVLPPVLGSWQAAISATVTEATGIAGAEGIAGLVSSVTPTAWPWLSLVFAAVLAGAGVLALVSARAWTSSGRRYRTDAAAAPHSAGPLDAVDSWDELSHGEDPTR from the coding sequence GTGAGGCGCGCGCGCCTGCTCGCCGTCCTCGTCACGCTCGGGGCGGGTGCCCTGCTGCTGGTCTCGTCAACGCAGACGTGGTTCGCCGTGGTGCTCCGGGACTCGCCCGATCAGGCGCTCGAGGTGGCCGGCTCGTCCGCCGTCCCCGTGCTCGCCCCGCTGGCGCTGGCCACCCTCGCGGTTGGGGCGGCGGCGTCGCTGGCCGGCCGCGTGCTGGGCACGATCTTCGGCGCGATCGACATCGCCATCGCCGCGGCCGTCACCGCGCTGGTGCTGCCCCCCGTGCTCGGCTCGTGGCAGGCGGCGATCTCGGCGACGGTGACGGAGGCGACCGGCATCGCCGGGGCGGAGGGGATCGCGGGGCTCGTCTCGTCGGTGACCCCCACGGCGTGGCCGTGGCTCTCCCTCGTCTTCGCGGCGGTGCTCGCGGGGGCGGGTGTTCTCGCGCTCGTGTCGGCACGGGCGTGGACCTCGTCCGGGCGGCGCTATCGCACGGATGCCGCCGCCGCCCCGCACTCGGCGGGGCCGCTGGATGCGGTCGACTCGTGGGACGAGCTCAGCCACGGCGAGGATCCCACCCGCTGA
- the rpe gene encoding ribulose-phosphate 3-epimerase, whose translation MRPLHDLPAAPRVNPSILAADFVNMQAELARIAGADFVHVDVMDNHFVPNLTFGPQMVGRIQETSPVPLDVHLMIDAPERWAPEYAELGAASVTFHLEAAADPVALARRLREIGARAGVAVKPATPLENLYDVLDEFDQILVMTVEPGFGGQSFMPETMPKLARLADEARRRGSSVWLQVDGGISASTIEIAAEAGADTFVAGSAVFGAADPDRAISELRRSAARHAH comes from the coding sequence GTGCGCCCTCTCCACGATCTTCCCGCCGCCCCCCGAGTCAACCCCAGCATCCTCGCCGCTGACTTCGTCAACATGCAGGCCGAGCTCGCGCGCATCGCGGGGGCCGACTTCGTCCACGTCGACGTCATGGACAATCACTTCGTCCCGAACCTCACGTTCGGGCCGCAGATGGTCGGCCGCATCCAGGAGACCAGCCCGGTGCCCCTCGACGTCCACCTCATGATCGACGCACCCGAGCGGTGGGCGCCGGAGTACGCCGAGCTCGGCGCCGCGTCGGTGACCTTCCACCTCGAGGCCGCGGCGGATCCGGTGGCACTGGCGCGCCGCCTGCGGGAGATCGGGGCGCGCGCCGGCGTCGCGGTCAAACCCGCGACGCCGCTCGAGAACCTCTACGACGTGCTCGACGAGTTCGATCAGATCCTCGTCATGACGGTCGAACCCGGGTTCGGGGGGCAGTCGTTCATGCCCGAGACGATGCCCAAGCTCGCCCGGCTCGCCGACGAGGCCCGCCGGCGCGGTTCGTCGGTGTGGCTCCAGGTCGACGGCGGGATCTCGGCCTCGACGATCGAGATCGCGGCCGAAGCGGGGGCCGACACGTTCGTCGCCGGATCCGCCGTCTTCGGCGCCGCCGACCCGGACCGCGCGATCAGCGAGCTGCGCCGCTCGGCCGCACGGCACGCGCACTGA
- a CDS encoding phosphoribosyl-ATP diphosphatase, which translates to MKTFDELFAELADKASERPAGSGTVAALDAGVHAIGKKIVEEAAEVWMAAEYESQEEAAEEISQLLYHLQVLMLAKGLTPADVYRHL; encoded by the coding sequence GTGAAGACTTTCGACGAGCTGTTCGCCGAACTCGCGGACAAGGCCTCCGAGCGGCCCGCGGGATCGGGAACGGTCGCGGCGCTCGACGCCGGCGTGCACGCGATCGGCAAGAAGATCGTCGAGGAAGCCGCCGAGGTGTGGATGGCCGCGGAGTACGAGTCGCAGGAGGAGGCGGCGGAGGAGATCTCCCAGCTGCTCTACCACCTGCAGGTTCTCATGCTCGCCAAGGGGCTGACCCCGGCCGACGTCTACCGACATCTCTGA
- the glsA gene encoding glutaminase A, protein MDPIRSMLESVLAEVRPDDDGAVADYIPALAAAEPDRLAFAVVGPRGRVTAVGDSEHLFTIQSVSKPFVLAVALERLGRDEVLRHVGVEPSGEPFNAISLERGTGRPANPMVNAGAIATSSLVAEGDAAARSAQVLEVLSRFAGRPLDIDEEVYRGESNTGHRNRALAHLLRSHNVIDGDVDTVVEAYFRQCSVRVTVHDLAVMAGTLAFGGVNPVTGERVVREAVARDVVSVMASCGMYDFSGEWLLRVGMPAKSGVSGDLLAVAPSQFGVASFSPRLDPHGNSVRGIRILERLSHEFGMHVFEPHESIADPGIRVERDHEGILVHLGGELAFSGSERVLAVLRDLTEGSAEHLRIDARALGRAHPAALEVLRVQLAQDGDRLRLID, encoded by the coding sequence GTGGATCCCATCCGCTCCATGCTCGAGTCCGTCCTCGCCGAGGTGCGCCCTGACGATGACGGCGCCGTCGCCGACTACATCCCCGCGCTGGCTGCCGCAGAGCCCGATCGGCTCGCGTTCGCCGTCGTCGGACCGCGCGGCCGTGTCACGGCCGTCGGCGACTCCGAGCATCTCTTCACGATCCAATCCGTCTCGAAGCCCTTCGTGCTTGCGGTGGCGCTCGAGCGTCTCGGGCGCGACGAGGTGCTGCGCCACGTCGGCGTCGAGCCCAGCGGCGAGCCCTTCAACGCGATCAGCCTCGAGCGGGGCACGGGTCGCCCCGCGAACCCCATGGTCAACGCGGGTGCGATCGCCACCTCGTCGCTCGTGGCCGAGGGCGACGCCGCAGCCCGGTCCGCGCAGGTGCTCGAGGTGCTCTCCCGCTTCGCGGGGCGCCCGCTGGACATCGACGAGGAGGTGTACCGCGGCGAATCCAACACCGGGCATCGCAATCGGGCGCTGGCCCATCTGCTGCGCTCGCACAATGTGATCGACGGCGACGTGGACACCGTCGTGGAGGCCTATTTCCGCCAGTGCTCGGTGCGCGTCACCGTGCACGACCTCGCCGTCATGGCGGGAACCCTCGCGTTCGGCGGCGTCAACCCCGTCACCGGGGAACGGGTCGTGCGCGAGGCGGTCGCGCGGGATGTCGTGTCCGTCATGGCCAGCTGCGGGATGTACGACTTCTCGGGCGAGTGGCTCCTCCGGGTGGGGATGCCGGCCAAGAGCGGGGTCAGCGGAGACCTTCTCGCCGTCGCGCCCTCGCAGTTCGGCGTCGCGAGCTTCAGTCCGCGCCTGGATCCCCATGGGAACAGCGTGCGCGGCATCCGCATCCTCGAGCGCCTCTCGCACGAGTTCGGCATGCACGTGTTCGAACCCCATGAGAGCATCGCCGACCCCGGCATCCGTGTCGAACGCGACCACGAGGGCATCCTGGTGCACCTCGGCGGCGAGCTGGCCTTCAGCGGTTCCGAGCGCGTGCTCGCCGTGCTGCGCGATCTCACGGAGGGATCGGCGGAGCATCTCCGCATCGACGCACGGGCCCTGGGGCGAGCGCATCCCGCCGCACTCGAGGTGCTGCGCGTGCAGCTGGCGCAGGACGGCGACCGGCTGCGGCTGATCGACTGA
- the rpoZ gene encoding DNA-directed RNA polymerase subunit omega, with product MAGTNQGIIEPPIESLLNKVDANGEPISKYQLVIFAARRARQINDYYSDLHEGNLFDNVGPLVDSSVEDKPLTIALHEIAEDKLRLRSA from the coding sequence ATGGCCGGAACGAACCAGGGCATCATCGAGCCCCCCATCGAGTCCCTTCTCAACAAGGTCGACGCGAACGGCGAGCCGATCTCGAAGTATCAGCTGGTGATCTTCGCGGCGCGCCGCGCCCGGCAGATCAACGACTACTACTCCGACCTGCACGAGGGGAACCTCTTCGACAACGTCGGCCCGCTGGTCGACTCCTCCGTCGAGGACAAGCCCCTCACGATCGCGCTGCACGAGATCGCCGAGGACAAGCTGCGCCTGCGCTCCGCCTGA
- the fmt gene encoding methionyl-tRNA formyltransferase — protein sequence MRIVFAGTPAPAVPSLRVLAASDHEIAAVVTRPDAPLGRRRTLTPSPIAVAAEELGLPVVRAASLDADAGRRITALRPELGVIVAYGGLVREPLLSAPEHGWINLHFSLLPRWRGAAPVQHSLIAGDSLTGVSVFRLVAELDAGEVLGMREYAVGPRAVAGDVLEDLSGLGAELLRDVVADIADGRAQAVPQEGTPTYAPKLTLDDARVRWGEDAAAVLSRVRGTTPEPGAFTTVNGQRLKILGVREHTADVSLPPGEFAAVGREVLVGTGTHAIVVEQVQPAGKGAMSAGDWWRGLRLPVLRADS from the coding sequence ATGCGCATCGTCTTCGCGGGCACCCCCGCACCCGCCGTTCCCTCGCTGCGCGTCCTCGCGGCATCCGATCATGAGATCGCCGCCGTGGTGACGCGCCCCGACGCCCCTCTCGGCCGCAGGCGCACGCTCACCCCCTCGCCGATCGCCGTCGCAGCGGAGGAGCTGGGGCTGCCCGTCGTGCGGGCCGCCTCGCTCGATGCGGACGCGGGCCGGCGCATCACGGCGCTGCGGCCCGAGCTCGGCGTCATCGTCGCCTACGGCGGCCTCGTGCGCGAACCGCTGCTGAGCGCTCCCGAACACGGCTGGATCAACCTGCACTTCTCGCTCCTGCCGCGGTGGCGGGGGGCGGCTCCCGTGCAGCACTCCCTGATCGCCGGCGACTCCCTGACGGGCGTCAGCGTCTTCCGGCTCGTCGCCGAGCTCGACGCCGGCGAGGTGCTCGGCATGCGCGAGTACGCGGTGGGTCCCCGGGCCGTCGCGGGAGACGTCCTGGAGGACCTGTCGGGCCTCGGGGCGGAGCTGTTGCGGGATGTCGTCGCCGACATCGCCGACGGACGCGCGCAGGCCGTGCCGCAGGAGGGCACCCCCACCTACGCGCCGAAGCTGACGCTCGACGACGCGCGCGTGCGATGGGGCGAGGATGCCGCGGCCGTGCTGTCCCGCGTGCGGGGCACGACGCCCGAGCCGGGCGCGTTCACCACCGTCAACGGGCAGCGCCTGAAGATCCTGGGCGTGCGGGAGCACACTGCCGATGTGTCTCTGCCGCCGGGGGAGTTCGCCGCGGTCGGGCGCGAGGTGCTGGTGGGCACGGGCACGCACGCGATCGTGGTCGAGCAGGTCCAGCCCGCGGGCAAGGGCGCGATGTCGGCCGGCGACTGGTGGCGGGGCCTGCGGTTGCCCGTCCTGCGGGCCGACTCGTGA